A segment of the Aromatoleum aromaticum EbN1 genome:
GGCCGGCAACGCTGCCCTACAGGCCAAGGAAGTCGCCGCAGCAAGCACCTATTTCAACACCGTCCTCAAAACCTGGCCGCAGGACGCCGCCGCACCCGATGCGATGCTCGGCCTGGCAAACAGCCAGCAAGCCTTGGGCGACACGAAGACTTCGCAGGAAACACTGAAAAAACTCGTCGAGCGCTTTCCCGACAGTTCCGCCGCACAGGCGGCCCGCCAGCGGCTCGGGGTAAAGCGCTGAACGGTTCCACGATGCAGCAGGCAAGCGACCGCCACGACGTGAAAGTACGGCTGACCGAGATCTTCGCGTCCCTCCAGGGAGAATCGACGCGAGTCGGCCTGCCCACCGTTTTCGTGCGGCTGACCGGCTGTCCGCTGCGCTGCGTGTGGTGCGATACCGAGTACGCATTCCAGGGCGGCGAGAGCCGCAGCATCGCGTCGATCGTCGAAGAAGTCCTCGGGCACGGCATCGAACACGTCTGCGTCACCGGAGGCGAACCGCTCGCACAGAAAAGCTGCCTCGCGCTGCTGGCGGCGTTGTGCGACGCCGGCCTTTCAGTGTCGCTCGAAACGAGCGGCGCACTCGACATCGCCGCAGTCGACCCGCGCGTGTCGCGCGTCATGGACCTGAAAGCACCCGGCTCCGGCGAGGTTGCGCGCAATCGCTGGGACAACCTCGCGCGCCTGAACGAGCGCGACGAAGTGAAGATCGTCCTCGCCGACCGACTCGACTACGAGTGGGCCGTCCAATGCCTCGCCGAACATCGGCTGGCGCAGCGCTGCACGGTCCTGCTGTCGCCCGTACAGGGAAAACTCGACCCCGCGCAGCTCGCCGAATGGATCGTGCGCGACCGCCTCCCCGTGCGCTTCCAGCTTCAGCTGCACAAGATTCTCTGGAACGACGCCCGCGGGCGATAGCGCGGATGCCGGCCGAGAGATCCACCGCCTCTGCCGACGGTGCGGCGATCCACGATCCGGCACGCCGCATCCCTCCCAACCGCTCGATGCGAACCTTCACATGACTGAACCGAAACGCGCCATCGTGCTGCTCTCCGGCGGCCTGGACTCCGCAACCTGCCTCGCGATCGCCCGCAACGCCGGCTTCGATTGCTACGCACTGTCGATCGCTTACGGGCAGCGCCACACTGCCGAACTGGCGGCGGCACGGCGCGTCGCGCAAAGCCTCGACGCCCGCGAGCACCGGCTCGCCCACGTCAGCCTCGGCGAATTCGGCGGCTCGGCGCTGACGGATTCGTCGATTCCGGTGCCGATCGAAGGTGCGGTCGGCGGCATCCCCGTCACCTACGTGCCGGCCCGCAACACCGTGATGCTGTCGATCGCCCTCGCATGGGCGGAAGTTCTCGGGGCGCACGACATCTACGTCGGCGTCAATGCCGTCGATTACTCCGGCTACCCGGACTGCCGCCCGGAATTCATAGCCGCCTTCGAGGCCATGGCCAACCTCGCCACCAAGGCCGGCATCGAGGGCGCGCGCATCACCATCCACGCACCGCTGATCCGGCTGTCGAAAGCCGGCATCATCCAGCGGGGAACGGCGCTCGGCGTCGACTATGCCCAGACCGTCTCATGCTATCAGGCCGATGAGGCCGGGCGCGCCTGCGGCGTGTGCGACGCATGCCGCCTGCGCAAAGCCGGATTCGAAGCTGCAGGCATCCCCGATCCGACTCCCTACCGGTAGTCTGCCTGCACGGCGCAAATGCCATCGAGAAAAGCGTTTATCACGCTTTATCACCAATGACTTGACGCGCCCGGCCGCATTCCCTAGAATCGCAATCCTTCTAGGTTTGGGTCGTTAGCTCAGCTGGTAGAGCAGCGGACTTTTAATCCGTTGGTCGCAGGTTCGAATCCCGCACGGCCTACCAAAAAACACAGAACCGGGGGTATAGCTCAGTTGGTAGAGCAGCTGACTCTTAATCAGTAGGTCGTAGGTTCGAATCCTACTGCCCCCACCAACAGATTCAAGCACTTAGGCCAGTTCTCACGGACTGGCCTTTTGCTTTCTGGTCGCCGTGTAGCCACGGTGTAGCCAAATCCAGCAGGTGTAGCCGGGCTGGTCCCACAAGCGGAAAACCCGGCGCGCGGCCGGGTCGGGGGTAGGGGGCGACTTCAAACTCCACGCGTTCAGAGGCCGTTACCGGCCGGTTCCATCGCTGCGCATGACCGCGAAATGGGGCGGTTTTCCGGGGGATGCAGGGGCCGGCTTTGCGCAGGGCGATGTCGCGGGTCTGGCCGGCCTGTCTGTCGCCTCTCGTGGCGAAATGACCTCTTTGCCGGGCTGAACGCGCTCGTCGGGGTGAATCGTGCTCCCGGCCGGGCTGTACGCTGTACGCTGTACGCTGTGTTGTATTACACGCGCCCGGAGTCGAGCACGTCTTGCCGGAGCCAAGGCCGGACTTCTTGGCGATGATGTCGCGGGTCTGCCCTTGCTCAATTAAGGAAATATTTCCTGAATTGGCGCGAAGCTCTGGATTGCCTACCCGCCCCTGCAACCGCTCCGCAATCGCCTCCGCGCAGTCGTTTTTTCGGAGCGGTGAAAATTTGTGGAACCGTCCGGTCCTACGGCCCGAAGAGTCAGAGATTCCGATGCCCCCCGGCCTCGTGTGTTTGTCGCTCCAAGTGCGCAAGCATTTCCGCATGGCTCGCGCCACCAGCTCTCAGACGCTCCAAATCGGCCAGCAAGCGGCTTTTGACCAGTTCCTCGTGTGCGAGTGCTTCGGCGTGCGCGCGGCGGTTCAGTTCGTCGAGCCAGTCGCCTACGCCCGGCGGAACGCACACCTCCACCTCGAAGCCACGGATCTTCAGCCGGTGCGCGGCGGCATAGGCGGCTTTCTGGCCGGCGAAGTTGGCGTCGTGGTCCGCGAAGATGACGATTTCCCGGACACCTTCCGGCGGCTCGAAGCTCTCGATGCCGGCAGTGCTGATGCAGGACCATGTGGGCACCTCGAACAGCTCGGATGCGGCCAGCGCAGTCTCGATGCCTTCGGCAATGCCCAGCACTTCGGAAACGGGCGTCAGGCGGATCGCAGCGCCGGCAAGGGGTAACCCCTGCATCAGCTTCTTCGGAGCCGCCACGGGCGCTTTCCGTGCGTCCCGAAGGTATGTTCGATGGATCGACACGGCTTTCCCGTCCGGCCCGGTCACGAGCGACACCATCGCCGGGAACATGCCGCTCGTTTCGTCGTCCCGATATTGCATGCCGGGATGCAGGCGGATGGACTCGGGCAGGTCGTACAGCGCCAACCCCCTCCCAGCCAAGTAGCGATGCGCTTCATCGCCTCGTTCGATGGGCTTCGACTCGCGGAACGCCCGGCGTAGGGCGTCGAGCTTGTCGTCGTCGCTGCGCTCGGGGGTGCGGGTGACGGGCTGCACCACGCCGGCAAGCTGCTCGATGCGCCGCGCGGTTTCCACGAAGGACAGGTCGGTGATGCCCATCGCAAGATGGACGCCATCACCGGGCCGGCAGCCTGAGCAGAAGTAAGTCCCGCGCCCATCCTTGTCATCGAAGCGGAAGCGATCCTTGCCTCCGCACAAGGGGCAGGCGCAGTGCTTGCCGCTCAGAGTGCGCTCGTCCAACCCCAGCGCCAGCAGGATGCCGCGCCACCGGCCTTTTGCGATCTGGCGCACGTCCAGTTGCGCATTCCGACGAACGTGACCGCCTGCACCGACGAACGTGACCGGGGGGTCTGCGCGCGAAGCGTGGTGTTCAGATTCTAACCGTGTCGGTCACGATCACGGTCAATTCGGGGCACGGCGCAGGCTTATCCACAGGCGGCCGCCAGCGCGCCTCATACGCTGGCGGGCGGGCGCCTGTGGGTAAGGCGTCTCGCGCGCACGGCCTCATGCCTTTTCCTTTCTTCTCATCGACTCGCCCTTGAGGGCGAGCTTGTGCGCGGCGTGCACGACGCGATCGAGGATCGCATCGGCGAAGGTCGGGTCGCCCAGGTAGGTGTGCCAGTGCTCGATCGGCAGCTGGCTGGTGATCACGGTCGAACGCGTGCCGACGCGGTCGTCGAGCAGCTCCAGCAGGTCGCTTCGCTCCTGCGCCGACGGCGCGGCCAGGCCCCAATCGTCGATGACGATGAGATCCATGCGCGCGAGCTGCATCAGGCGTCGGCTGAAGCTGCCATCGGCATGCGCGATGCGCAGCTCTTCGAAGAGCCGCGGCAGACGCACGTAGTAGGCCGCGAGGCCCTGCCGGCACGCCGCGTTGGCGAGCGCGCAGGCGAGCCACGTCTTGCCGCTGCCGGTGGGGCCCGTGATGAGGCAGTTCTGGTGGTGGCGAATCCACTGGCCGGTTCCGAGCGCGGCGATCTGACTGCGCTCGAGGCCGCGCCCGGCGCGGTAGTCGACGTCCTCCAGGCAGGCGGCAGCGGCTTTGATGCGGGCGGCCTTGAGCAGCCGATCGATGCGTTTGCCGTCGCGCAGCAGGATCTCGCGATCGATGAGCTGGGCGAAACGCTCCTCGAAGCTGAGCGCGGTGATGGCGGGCTGGGTGAGCTGCTCCTCGAAGGCGCGGGCCATGCCTTCCAGGCGCAGGGTGCGCAGTTGTTGCAGGCTGTGTTGCATCAGCATCGATGTTCTCCGGTGGGTGGAATCAGTGGTAGTAGCGCGCACCGCGCAGGTTCTCGTGAGCGGCCGGTAGCGCGAGCTCGCTTTGCTGCGCAGTGGATGCGGGGAGCGGCGCGCGGTCGAGCCCGCTCTTGAGGATCGAGGCGACGTTGCGGTAACGCATCGCCCCGAGGGTGACGGCGCGGGTCGCCGCGGCTTCGAGGCGTTCGTTGCCGTATTGACGACCGAGGCGCATCAGCCCGAGGCACGCCCGGTAGCCCTGCTCGGGGTGCGGCATGCGTTCGAGTTGGTGGCTGACCACCTGCTCGGTGTGAGGCCCGACCGTGGCGCCCCAGGCGATGAGTTTGCCCGGGGACCACTGACGGTGCGCCTGATGCGATGCGGGCATGTGCTCGGTGAGCGTGGTGAAAGCCCCGTGCCGGTGGCTTCTCGCATGCACCGCAACGCGACGGCCTGCGGCAAAGCATTCGATGCTGCTCGCGGTGATGCGTAACTCCACCGGTTGGCCGGCGAGCGCATACGGCACGCTGTAGTAATGCCCGTCGAACTCGACGTGGTAGTCGATGTTGGGCTTGGCCCGTTTCCATTGGGCGAACTGGAACGCGGTGGCGGGCAACGGGCGCAGCGCCGGCCGATCGAGCGTCTCGAACGCTTCGTGGCGCGAGCCTGGCAGGCGCCGGAAGGCACGCGTGTTCAGCGGCTCGAGTAACGCGGCGATCGCCTCGTTCAACTCCCCCAGCGAGAAGAAACGCTGATGCCGCAACCGCGCCAGAATCCAGCGCTGCACGATCTGTACGCCGACTTCGACCTTGGACTTGTCCTGCGGCTTGTAGGGGCGCGCGGGCAGGATCGCCACGCCGTAGTGCGCGGCGAACTCGGCGGTGGTGCGCTGCAGTTGCGGCTCGTAGCGGTCGGCCTGCCCGACGAGCGAGCGCGTATTGTCGGGCACCACGAGCTCGGGCACGCCGCCGATGAAGGCCAGCGCCCGGGCGAGCGAGCCCAGCCAGTCGGCCTGCGACTGCGTCGCCGTGGCGCAGGCGAACGTATAGCTCGAGGCGCCGAGCACCGCGACGAAGATCTGCGCGCGCGAAATCTCGCCCGTGTCGGCGTCGACGATCGGCACCGTGTCGCCCGCGTAATCGATGAAGAGTTTCTCGCCGGCGCGGTGCACCTGGCGCATCGAGCGCTTGAGCGTGCGGGCGAACGCGCGGTACAGGTCGCAAAAGCGCGAGTACTGATAGCTCGGCCCGTCGGCCGTCTGCACGTACTCTTCCCACAGCAGCGCCAGCGTGACGTTCTTTCGCTTGAGCCCCTGATGCACCGCCGCCAGATCCGGCGGCACATTCGCGACGCTCGCGCCACGTCCACGCCGGGCGACCCCCAGCACCCGGCGCAACTCGGCCTCGTCGGCCGCCGACAACTCGGCCCACGGCCGGCCGCACTCCTCGGCCGCCTTCACATACTTGGCGACCACGCCTTTGGAAATCGACAGCGCGCGGGCAATGCGCTCATGCGACAGCGCGCAGTCGTATTTGAGCCGTAACAGCTCCCTGATCTTGTGCATGGCAATCCGCTCCGCCGGCATCCTCGGTCTCCGCGCAAAGCGCGCGAGGGTAGCCGGCCTGACAAACGACGTTGCCACGCTTGGCCTCACAAACCCGTTCCGATTTGATCGTGACCATTGATTCCGACATCGTGACCGCCCATTCCGACAACTCGCCGAAATCGGTCACGATCAAATCGGAATCCGCGGTCACGACCGCGGATTCACCGGTCACACTATTTCGGAGTCAGCGGTCACGTTGGGTCGGAATCCGCAGTCCAGTCTCTCAGACATGGCTGCGGCCCTCCTGCGCCTTCTCGCGGCCCTTGAGGTAGGCGATGCGCTGCGACTTCAGCCAGCCTTCGATTTCCGGGGTCGGGGTTGCGGTCACGTCCCGCAGTCCGCGCGGCCACACGCCGAACATTTTCTTGTACTGGTTCGCAGTCCATCCGGGCTTGTGCCCTTTCTTGCGGCAGATGTGCAGCAGTTGCGAATAGACGTGCTGCTTGCGGTCCGGGGTCGCCGGCTTCTTGACCTTGCGATCGATCTTCACGAGTTCGCCGTCTGCGACTTCCACGTCGCTCTGTCGCTGCGGCGCGAATCCGCACGACGGGCAGGCATGCTGTCACCGATCGCCGTAATGGCGCCAAAGCGGGATCGGCGTAAAGGCGCCACGTGGTGATCGGCGTTATGGCGCCAGTGCCGGATCGGCGTAAAGGCGCCAGCCGGTGATCGCCGTATAGGCGCCACCGCAAGATCGCCGTAAAGGCGCCAGGAGGCGGCGCCGAGAGGAAGAAGTCAGCGTTTCGAACGTCCACCCACCGGGCTTAACCTGCCGAGTTTTTTCGGCCGGAAGAGTCCATGAGCAAACGGAGGTTCGAGATGTATCAATACCGACAGGTCCTGGTGCGCATGCGCCAGGGAGACGCCGACCGCGACATCGAGCGCTCGGGGCTGATGGGGCGCAAGAAGCTCTCACGACTACGCAAGACCGCGCAGGATCACGACTGGCTGGCGGCGGAGCGTCCGCTCCCCGAGGACGCCGAGCTGGCGGCGGTGTTCCAGGAACGGCCGCTACCGGCGAGCTGCGTATCGAGTCTGGTCGATCACCGCGAGCGGATCACCGCATGGGTCGAGGCTGGCGTTGCCGGCACTGCGATTCATGCCGCATTGGTCAGGAACCACGGTTACGCGGGGAGCTACTCCTCGGTCCGCCGCCTGCTTCAGTCGATCGACGCGAGCACGCCGCCGGCCTCGACTTGTCGCCTCGATTTCGAAGCGGGTGAGGCCGGCCAGGTCGATTTCGGCGCCGGCCCGGTGATGACCGACGTGATGACTGGGGCCAGCTTCAAGACCTGGTTCTTCGTCATGACACTTGCCTGGAGTCGCCACCAGTACGTCGAGTTCGTCCGCGACCAGACGGTCGAGACCTGGCTGGCCTGCCACCGCAATGCGTTCCAGTGGTTCAACGGCGTCGTCAGAGCGGGCCCCGGAAATTCGGACAGCCGGATAGGTGGTAGCCTTGCCCCAGCGATGGCCGCGTGAGCGGCCCTGAAATGGAGCAAGAGCATGACGAGAAGGAAACGGCGAAACCACTCGCCGGCGTTCAAGGCGCAAGTGGCGGTGGCCGCGCTCAAAGGAGACAAGACGCTGGCCGAGCTGGCGCAGCAGTTCGACGTCCATCCGAACCAGATCGCCGACTGGAAGAGCCAGTTGATGGAGCGCGCCGCGCACGTGTTCGGTGACGCCTCGGCGACCGCGACCGCCGCACCGGATCTGACGAAGCTGCACGCCAAGATCGGGCAGCTGACGCTGGAGAATGATTTTTTAGAAAGCGCGCTCACCAAGGCGGGCCTGCTGAGCGCAAGAAAATGATCGACCGCACCCATGAACTGCCGCTGACGCAGCAATGCCGGATTCTGCGTCTGGCGCGCTCGTCGATGTACTACACGCCGCGAGAAGTGTCGGCGCACGATCTGGCGCTGATGCGCCGGATGGACGAACTGCATCTCGAGCACCCGTTTGCCGGAGCGCGGATGCTGCGGGATTTGCTGCGCGCCGAGGGGCATGCGATCGGGCGCAAGCACGTCGGCACGCTGATGCGCCGCATGGGCATCGAGGCGCTCTATCGCAAGCCCAACACGTCCCGGCGCCGCCGCGGTGACGAGATCTATCCGTACCTGCTGCGGGATCTGAAGATCGAACGCCCCAACCAGGCGTGGGCCGCCGACATCACCTACATCCCGATGCGCAAGGGTTTCGTGTATCTGTTCGCCATCATCGATTGGTCCTCGCGCCGAGTGCTGGCGTGGCGGCTGTCGAACACGCTGACCACCGACTTCTGCCCATGTCGTTATACACAACTCAGGCCGCCTCATCGCGTAGCGCCTGTATGGTGGCGGCGGCATCCATGACGCGCTGCAAGCCCAGCCAGATGGTCTTCACACCCGGCTCGCCGTCGCCCTTGCGCGCCAGGAAGCCGCCGAGGGTGGCGATCAGGCGCAGCACTTCGTTGATGGTGGGCGGGGTGGCGGGCGGTTTCTTCTTCGTGAGCAGATACGCG
Coding sequences within it:
- the queE gene encoding 7-carboxy-7-deazaguanine synthase QueE, which codes for MQQASDRHDVKVRLTEIFASLQGESTRVGLPTVFVRLTGCPLRCVWCDTEYAFQGGESRSIASIVEEVLGHGIEHVCVTGGEPLAQKSCLALLAALCDAGLSVSLETSGALDIAAVDPRVSRVMDLKAPGSGEVARNRWDNLARLNERDEVKIVLADRLDYEWAVQCLAEHRLAQRCTVLLSPVQGKLDPAQLAEWIVRDRLPVRFQLQLHKILWNDARGR
- the queC gene encoding 7-cyano-7-deazaguanine synthase QueC gives rise to the protein MTEPKRAIVLLSGGLDSATCLAIARNAGFDCYALSIAYGQRHTAELAAARRVAQSLDAREHRLAHVSLGEFGGSALTDSSIPVPIEGAVGGIPVTYVPARNTVMLSIALAWAEVLGAHDIYVGVNAVDYSGYPDCRPEFIAAFEAMANLATKAGIEGARITIHAPLIRLSKAGIIQRGTALGVDYAQTVSCYQADEAGRACGVCDACRLRKAGFEAAGIPDPTPYR
- a CDS encoding DUF7146 domain-containing protein yields the protein MRQIAKGRWRGILLALGLDERTLSGKHCACPLCGGKDRFRFDDKDGRGTYFCSGCRPGDGVHLAMGITDLSFVETARRIEQLAGVVQPVTRTPERSDDDKLDALRRAFRESKPIERGDEAHRYLAGRGLALYDLPESIRLHPGMQYRDDETSGMFPAMVSLVTGPDGKAVSIHRTYLRDARKAPVAAPKKLMQGLPLAGAAIRLTPVSEVLGIAEGIETALAASELFEVPTWSCISTAGIESFEPPEGVREIVIFADHDANFAGQKAAYAAAHRLKIRGFEVEVCVPPGVGDWLDELNRRAHAEALAHEELVKSRLLADLERLRAGGASHAEMLAHLERQTHEAGGHRNL
- the istB gene encoding IS21-like element ISAzo4 family helper ATPase IstB, whose translation is MLMQHSLQQLRTLRLEGMARAFEEQLTQPAITALSFEERFAQLIDREILLRDGKRIDRLLKAARIKAAAACLEDVDYRAGRGLERSQIAALGTGQWIRHHQNCLITGPTGSGKTWLACALANAACRQGLAAYYVRLPRLFEELRIAHADGSFSRRLMQLARMDLIVIDDWGLAAPSAQERSDLLELLDDRVGTRSTVITSQLPIEHWHTYLGDPTFADAILDRVVHAAHKLALKGESMRRKEKA
- the istA gene encoding IS21-like element ISAzo4 family transposase, producing MPAERIAMHKIRELLRLKYDCALSHERIARALSISKGVVAKYVKAAEECGRPWAELSAADEAELRRVLGVARRGRGASVANVPPDLAAVHQGLKRKNVTLALLWEEYVQTADGPSYQYSRFCDLYRAFARTLKRSMRQVHRAGEKLFIDYAGDTVPIVDADTGEISRAQIFVAVLGASSYTFACATATQSQADWLGSLARALAFIGGVPELVVPDNTRSLVGQADRYEPQLQRTTAEFAAHYGVAILPARPYKPQDKSKVEVGVQIVQRWILARLRHQRFFSLGELNEAIAALLEPLNTRAFRRLPGSRHEAFETLDRPALRPLPATAFQFAQWKRAKPNIDYHVEFDGHYYSVPYALAGQPVELRITASSIECFAAGRRVAVHARSHRHGAFTTLTEHMPASHQAHRQWSPGKLIAWGATVGPHTEQVVSHQLERMPHPEQGYRACLGLMRLGRQYGNERLEAAATRAVTLGAMRYRNVASILKSGLDRAPLPASTAQQSELALPAAHENLRGARYYH